Genomic DNA from Methanosarcina sp. MTP4:
CCCGTAATAGGAACATGCAGGATCATTAGCGTCAACAATGAGGCCTCTCCCAGGTTCCACCAGAAGCGTTACTGCAGGACTGTTATTGAAAAAATGCTTATACCTGTTTTCGCTTTCCTGAAGGGCTTCATAATTCTTTTTTATCCTGATCAGAGACTTTATCCTTGTTTTAAGCTCAAACCTGTCAATAGGCTTGCTGATAAAGTCATCAGCCCCGTATTCGACTGCCTTTATCTTATTTGATTTTTCAAAAAATCCGGAAATGATAATCACAGGTATAAACCTGGAAACCGGATCGCTTTTGATTCTCCTGCAAACTTCAAACCCATCGACTCCGGGCAGCATCAGGTCCAGTAAAATTAGGTCCGGGTTCAGGTTTTTCACGAGATCAAGGGCTTCCTTTCCACTATTAGCAGGGATTGGGAGGTAGTCATCTTCAAGCTGCAAACACAGTAATTCTACCTGATCCGGTTCGTCATCAACGATGAGGATTTTGGGCTTATCGGAGGAGTGCAATTTTGATCATCTTTAAAAGTCGTTTTAATTAGGGTTTTCGGGCGTACACTGTGACATAATGTATATAGTAAACACTCATATATATCTCTAGTTATATATTTTGTTTTCTGATCATCTGTTTTTTTGTAAAGTGGAAAATTTTCTGGTCGTTAAGTCAATTCCTCGCTTCTTAGATATCAATACATGCCTGAAGCAACTGGATTGAGTGGTTCCGGATCTGTGCGAGTAAAAATGACAACAATTCTATGTTCACAAAGAAATCTACGGGAAATATATCAGGATGATTTGTTCTAAACGCAGTTTCAAAAAATATATCCCACATGAATAAAGAAGTCCATATATTATTTTTAATGGATTTTTGGTATGGGGGAAATATGAAACTAAAAGAGTGTACGGTATTTTGTCTGGTAATGGCTTTGCTTTTACTGAGTGCCGGGACAGCAACTGCTGACTCGGTGATTCAATTCGGAATGACAGCGGATGGAAAACCGCTTGAACTTACAAGAACGAGTTGTGCAACAAATAAGTGGTGGATAGAAGCTCCCGTTGTACATGGGCTTTCCTTCGAGGGTGTCAAAAGAACGGATCAGGGAGCGTATATAATTCCCGCAAACAAAAAAATTGTTTCCATATGCGTCCCGCATTTTGGCTTTTTACACGGTATTGACACTTTAGATGCCGTCTGTTTAAAGAGGGGAGAGCCGGATATCGTCTATCCTTATATCGGAGAATCCCGGGGAGATTGGGGGAACTGGGAAAACATAACTGCAAAGCAATATTTTAATCAAGACGTGCTCTATTTAGGAGGCGATTTCTTTGACAATGGCAAAAAAAATGATGGAATCAATGACTGCTATGTGGTTCTCTGTGATATCGGGGATGCAGCTCCCCTTGAAACAGGTGTATACAGCTTTCTTATAACGGGCTGGGCCGATAATGGAGATTGGAGAGCCGTAGCTTCATGTGTGCCTATATATGTCCCTGATAAATCTTCTTCAAAAAAGTGACTAATGGAATTGACTAATGGAATTGACTTAACGATGTGGAATCACCCCTTAATTCCACATTTTACCCTCTTTTTGCATTACTTTTCCTGAAAAACCTATCATCTTTTGAGACCGTTAAGGAAAACGAGTGGGTTCTTGCGAGTGTTCCTCATTAGGGGAAGGTAGTTTTTCGTATTATTCCTCATCCTCTTTACTGAATGCTCCCCCTATCGCCATTCCAAAGAAAGTTCCAAGAGCAATTCCCGGGCCGATGTTGCCCATAATAATTCCAATTAGCATACCCAGCTGCATTCCCAGGGCAAGCCCGAGTCCCATTCGGTTCTTCTTCGCGAAATCTTTCGTGTATTTGCCAGTCTCCTTAGCCGTTTTTTCCATCCTTTTGTAGACCAGGAAAACAACTATTGTGGTGACGATTAAAACAATTGTAACTGTTAATGCAACTGCCGGAGTGATCATTATTTTGAATTTTCTTCATTAGTATATAACTATTTTTAAGTGGATGGGTGCCATAGAAAATAATATTTTGCCGGGACTTATCATGTGGAGGAGAATCTGGTAGCAGTTAAGAGTTAGGCATTTGAATAGTGACAGCTGAGAATTAAGCATTTGAGAAGTGATAGTTGAGAAGCGGTAGCTGAGAAGCGGTAGCTGAGATGTGTATCCCTCATTCCTTACTTTTTATATTTATTCTTAAATAATGATCTTAGAAATCTTTATATCATATCTTCTTTTTTCATTAACTATGACGCTGCATGTTCCTCACATTCTTCTTCCGAAGGGTAATTGGGAAGAGTGGGCAGTAATCGCTTGTGACCAGCACACCCAGGATATCGAATACTGGGAAAGGGTTGAAGCCTTTGTTGGAAATACCCCTTCTGCTCTTAGGCTTATTTATCCGGAAATATATCTCCCATTAAATGAAAAAAGGGTACAAGACATTCATCAGGCCATGCGTGATTATAAAGAGATTCTTGTTGATCACGGTCCCTGTTTCATTCTTGTAAAGCGCTCGGTTTCAGGTAAGGAAAGAACCGGGCTGGTTGTCGCGGTCGACCTGGATGACTATGAATTCGATGGGTCCTATTCTTTTATCAGGCCAACTGAAAAGACAATCAAAGAAAGACTTCCCACAAGGGTCAAGATAAGAGAGGATGCGGAACTGGAACTTTCCCATGTCCTGGTCTTATATGAGGACCCGGACTTTTCCGTTCTCCCCAAAATTACAGCCGATCCTGTTTATGATTTCGATCTGATGGAAGACGGCGGGCACATCACCGGGTACAGGGTCAATGATGAAAATGCAATTAAAGAAATTTCCGATAAAATCCAGGCCCTCGGGGGCTTTCTTGTCGGGGACGGAAACCACAGTCTTGCTGCAGCAAAGAGTTTCTGGGAAAGCATCAAAGGAAGCGTTCCGGACAAGCATCCTGCAAGGTACGCAATGGTCGAACTCGTAAACATCCATGACCCCGGCCTGACCTTTGAACCGATCCACAGGGTCGTAAAAGGCGTTGACCCCGGGAAATTACTCAAAAGATTCAACGCAAGGATCGTGGAGTCTCCGGTTTCGGAATCTCCGGTTTCGGAACCTTCAGTTGCGGAATCCCCATCC
This window encodes:
- a CDS encoding DUF1015 domain-containing protein, giving the protein MTLHVPHILLPKGNWEEWAVIACDQHTQDIEYWERVEAFVGNTPSALRLIYPEIYLPLNEKRVQDIHQAMRDYKEILVDHGPCFILVKRSVSGKERTGLVVAVDLDDYEFDGSYSFIRPTEKTIKERLPTRVKIREDAELELSHVLVLYEDPDFSVLPKITADPVYDFDLMEDGGHITGYRVNDENAIKEISDKIQALGGFLVGDGNHSLAAAKSFWESIKGSVPDKHPARYAMVELVNIHDPGLTFEPIHRVVKGVDPGKLLKRFNARIVESPVSESPVSEPSVAESPSVHSIGFITKDRRGTLVFDKPGHDLEVETLDEIIDDYPVEYEHDPEIVEKLGKEPDTIGFFLPSFKKSEFFSLIEKKGVLPKKSFSLGEENEKRYYVEARRITQ